CCGTCTTCTCTGTAAATTGGCTGTCCATCTTCACCAAGTTTACTCATATTACTACGCTGAATTTCGTCAAAAACAGCTTCAATTTTATCCTGCAAACCATGTTCGATAATTGTTCCGCACAAAATATACATCATATCTCCCAGTGCATCAGCAATTTCAACCAAATCATTATTTTGAACTGCTTCAAGATATTCCTCGTTTTCTTCTTTCATTAAATTATAACGAAGCAGTTTTTTTGTTTCTCCCAAATCAGCAATTGGAGATTGACTATGACCTATTTTAAAAGCAGTATGAAATTCAGTTACTGCATCAAGTTGTTTCCTCATGATTTTAATTGATTAAATGAAGTGGCAAATTAGCAACAATTCATATACAATTCTCTAAATTTGTCAAAAATAATTTTTAGTATGTTTAGTCAAGGACAATTAATATTCGCACTCTGTTTTTTTATTGCATTTGTAATCGTAATGATATTTGCTTATCGAAAAGATCTCGCTCTTCACAAAATTTTCTACAAAGGAAACTATAAAGTATTAATCGTGTTCTTGCTTTTTATTGCGATTTTGTTTCTGATTAAATTCTTTTTCAAAAGATAGTCTTCAAAATAATCGATCAGATTTGTAAATAAAAATAAATCTCAGGAAATTACAATTAAACCTCTTCATAATCGTTTTATTTGAAACTTTTATTGATCAGATAAATTTATAAAGTGTATTTTTATTGCGCCGCTATTAGTGCGACTAGTAATAAAATTTATAACTTTACGACTCCAAACAACCTACTACAATGAAGATTTTAAAATATTTATTTCTTTTATTATTATTAAGCTTAGTTGCTCTCACTGTTTTTGTCGCTACCCAAAAAGGGATTTTTTCTGTAGAAAGAAGTAAAGTGATCAATTCACCAAAAGCGACCGTGTATAACTATGTAAATGATTTTAGAAATTACGAAGATTTTGAATCCTGGTCTGTAGAAGATCCTTCTATAAAAATGACTTTCCCTAATAAAACAATTGGAAATGGAGCTTCATTTTATTTTGCCAGTCCTGATGGAGCAGGAAATGTAATCACCCTTAAAACTAAAGATGGAGAAAGCATTCAACAAAAAATGAAATATGACGGAACTGAAGCTGATGTAAATTGGACTTTTAAAGATACTTTGGCAGGAAAAACTAAAGTTACCTGGAAAGGAACCGGAACAATGAGCTTTCTTTTCAAAATTTATACTGCTTTAAACGGAGGTTCTGATAAAGTTATTGGAACTATT
Above is a genomic segment from uncultured Flavobacterium sp. containing:
- a CDS encoding nucleoside triphosphate pyrophosphohydrolase family protein translates to MRKQLDAVTEFHTAFKIGHSQSPIADLGETKKLLRYNLMKEENEEYLEAVQNNDLVEIADALGDMMYILCGTIIEHGLQDKIEAVFDEIQRSNMSKLGEDGQPIYREDGKVMKGPNYFKPDFSKLL